From Pontibacter actiniarum, a single genomic window includes:
- a CDS encoding DUF2268 domain-containing putative Zn-dependent protease (predicted Zn-dependent protease with a strongly conserved HExxH motif), protein MKYSRIHPLTRSIAAALFLSGTAVCSAFGQGREQKVITADIDNFWIAYDSIRSTTDSLQQLHYIQTLYIDKGTPGLKAFMEAKGYNAEQGLRSIRNYPRFWDSIRPNTQQARAGAKGMEPYLKKLKKLYPALKPAKIYFVIGALQSSGTGLDAMVLVGAEMATGDPETDISEFPQNWQVGLGRYFNSQPFQNIIPLNIHEYVHTQQKGYGNNLLGRSIMEGTADFITELVTGKKMPLPYMVYGAQHEEELKEKFKKQMFAPYINNWFYNLSSAHPDLGYYMGYAICKTYYSNAKNKKQAIREMIELDFTSDKAVEAFLQQSHYFPDAIDKVQLLQAYEGMRPVVSSIKPLVAGDSTVDASTKEICISFSTEMGPTTGVKYGAGGKEQWPLVGKGEFSADRKSCTFKVDLSPGKEYDFIVSEGFMSAEGYPLKPFRVRFKTPVENQK, encoded by the coding sequence ATGAAGTACAGTAGAATACATCCATTAACCCGAAGCATAGCTGCGGCATTGTTTCTTAGCGGCACTGCTGTTTGCTCCGCCTTTGGACAGGGCAGGGAGCAAAAGGTTATCACGGCAGATATCGATAACTTCTGGATCGCCTATGACAGCATCCGCTCCACGACTGACAGTCTTCAGCAGCTTCATTACATTCAGACGCTCTATATAGACAAGGGTACGCCCGGCCTGAAGGCATTTATGGAGGCAAAGGGCTACAACGCTGAACAGGGTCTCCGCTCCATCCGCAACTATCCCAGGTTCTGGGATTCCATACGGCCAAACACACAGCAGGCCAGGGCAGGGGCAAAGGGAATGGAGCCCTATCTCAAGAAGCTAAAGAAACTCTACCCGGCCCTAAAGCCCGCCAAAATCTACTTTGTGATCGGTGCGCTTCAGTCCAGCGGAACAGGCCTGGACGCGATGGTTTTAGTTGGAGCGGAAATGGCAACGGGAGACCCCGAAACCGATATATCGGAGTTCCCGCAGAACTGGCAGGTAGGGCTGGGCAGGTACTTTAATAGCCAGCCGTTCCAAAACATCATCCCCCTGAACATACACGAGTACGTGCATACACAGCAAAAGGGGTACGGAAACAACTTGCTTGGCCGCAGCATTATGGAAGGTACTGCCGATTTTATCACCGAGCTGGTCACAGGTAAAAAAATGCCCCTTCCGTACATGGTTTATGGAGCGCAGCATGAGGAGGAACTGAAGGAGAAGTTTAAGAAACAGATGTTCGCTCCCTACATCAATAACTGGTTTTATAACCTGTCATCAGCCCACCCGGACCTCGGCTACTACATGGGCTACGCCATTTGCAAGACCTATTACAGCAACGCAAAGAACAAGAAGCAGGCCATCCGTGAAATGATAGAACTTGACTTCACCAGCGATAAAGCAGTGGAGGCCTTTCTGCAGCAGTCACACTACTTCCCGGATGCAATAGACAAAGTACAGCTCTTGCAGGCGTATGAAGGCATGAGGCCGGTGGTAAGCAGCATCAAGCCTTTGGTAGCTGGAGACAGCACAGTGGATGCATCAACGAAAGAAATATGTATTTCTTTTTCCACGGAAATGGGGCCGACGACGGGTGTAAAGTATGGGGCTGGAGGAAAAGAGCAATGGCCACTTGTCGGCAAGGGGGAGTTTTCTGCCGATAGAAAATCCTGTACTTTTAAAGTGGACCTGAGCCCGGGCAAGGAGTATG
- a CDS encoding TlpA disulfide reductase family protein, giving the protein MKKSLFLLTTGIIVVFTACQKHTTGFTVSANLSGFSEKAKVIVANGNTGKVLDSTALVDNQFVATGLIEEPPVPITIQVSSENNETAYAVIYIGNEDVKVSGRKEDFPDALEVTGSHYQKYKAELDKGIAPLNKKRSEKLQEMFSLRQEGKWNDSLQRAYWSKESGVITHIDDQISHITRSFIEDNINSDYALSQLVLNKADFTKEFIERQLGRLNADYKNSASAKVLTTYLGSKPLENGDKFYDFTAENQKGEHVPFANSFKDKYVLLEFCSPYCSWCVKALPEIKELSKQESESLDIVTMNVDSNKEDWLKKYTSNKITWTSLYDKDGRYSDVYTKYRVFMTPTYYLFDKNGLVVGKWDGYSDSLLEEIKERLKHGN; this is encoded by the coding sequence ATGAAGAAAAGCTTATTCTTATTAACCACGGGTATCATCGTAGTTTTTACGGCCTGCCAAAAGCACACGACGGGTTTTACCGTATCAGCTAACCTCAGCGGCTTCTCTGAAAAGGCGAAAGTTATAGTCGCGAATGGAAATACAGGGAAAGTGTTAGACTCGACAGCACTGGTTGATAACCAATTTGTTGCAACTGGGCTTATTGAAGAACCGCCGGTACCTATCACGATTCAAGTCAGTTCAGAAAATAACGAAACGGCTTATGCTGTCATTTACATCGGAAATGAGGACGTGAAAGTTAGCGGTAGGAAAGAAGACTTTCCTGATGCTTTGGAAGTGACCGGTTCCCACTATCAAAAGTATAAAGCGGAGCTTGACAAAGGTATCGCTCCTCTGAACAAAAAGCGAAGCGAAAAGCTGCAGGAAATGTTTTCCTTACGGCAAGAGGGGAAATGGAATGATAGCCTACAGCGGGCGTATTGGTCAAAGGAAAGCGGCGTTATTACACATATTGACGATCAGATAAGCCACATCACCAGGAGTTTTATTGAGGATAACATAAACTCTGATTATGCCCTCTCTCAACTTGTGCTTAACAAAGCGGATTTCACCAAAGAGTTTATAGAAAGGCAACTCGGCAGGCTAAATGCTGACTACAAAAATTCAGCTTCTGCGAAGGTGCTCACCACCTATTTGGGAAGCAAGCCGTTGGAGAACGGAGACAAGTTCTATGATTTTACAGCAGAAAACCAAAAAGGGGAACATGTGCCCTTCGCTAACTCTTTCAAGGATAAGTATGTGCTTCTAGAGTTTTGCTCTCCCTATTGCAGTTGGTGTGTAAAAGCGCTTCCGGAAATCAAAGAATTGTCGAAGCAGGAAAGTGAAAGCCTGGACATTGTAACCATGAACGTTGATAGCAACAAGGAAGACTGGCTCAAAAAGTATACGTCCAATAAAATTACCTGGACGAGCCTCTATGATAAAGACGGCAGATACAGTGATGTTTACACCAAGTACCGTGTCTTCATGACTCCAACTTATTACCTGTTCGATAAAAATGGCTTAGTGGTCGGAAAGTGGGACGGCTACAGCGACAGTTTGCTGGAAGAGATAAAGGAACGACTAAAACACGGCAACTAA